From Streptomyces chrestomyceticus JCM 4735, one genomic window encodes:
- a CDS encoding ABC transporter permease: MSAQSCLEANDWICGEYVRTRGQELLDATVQHVGITLVSVVIGLLIAFPLALTARRWRAAAGPVLGLTTILYTVPSLAMFALLTPVFGVSAAVVVTGLVLYSLTILVRNILAGLESVPREVREAARGMGYGPVRLLFGVELPLALPALTAGLRIATVSTVAMTTIGAVVGYGGLGNLISSGMEGFFKAEVLTASVLCVLLAVVADVLLIGLQRLLTPWTRAQARARSRARRERRAAGRTAKKAVA; encoded by the coding sequence GTGAGTGCGCAGAGCTGCCTGGAGGCGAACGACTGGATCTGCGGTGAGTATGTCCGGACGCGCGGTCAGGAGTTGCTGGACGCCACCGTCCAGCACGTGGGCATCACGCTGGTGTCCGTCGTCATCGGCCTGCTGATCGCCTTTCCGCTGGCGCTGACAGCCCGCCGCTGGCGTGCCGCGGCGGGCCCGGTGCTCGGGCTGACGACGATTCTGTACACGGTCCCCTCACTGGCGATGTTCGCGCTGCTGACACCGGTCTTCGGCGTCTCGGCCGCCGTGGTCGTCACGGGCCTGGTGCTGTATTCGCTGACGATCCTGGTCCGGAACATCCTCGCCGGGCTGGAGTCGGTGCCGCGGGAGGTCCGCGAGGCGGCGCGCGGGATGGGCTACGGCCCCGTGAGGCTGCTGTTCGGTGTCGAACTCCCGCTGGCGCTGCCCGCGTTGACGGCCGGGCTGCGGATCGCGACGGTCTCGACGGTGGCGATGACGACGATCGGCGCCGTGGTCGGCTACGGCGGCCTCGGCAATCTCATATCCAGCGGCATGGAGGGCTTCTTCAAGGCGGAGGTGCTGACCGCCTCGGTGCTGTGCGTGCTGCTGGCGGTGGTCGCCGACGTCCTGCTGATCGGCCTTCAGCGGCTGCTGACGCCGTGGACCCGGGCGCAGGCGCGGGCGCGGTCCCGCGCTCGGCGCGAGCGGCGGGCGGCCGGCCGGACGGCGAAGAAGGCGGTGGCCTGA